The following are encoded together in the Bos indicus isolate NIAB-ARS_2022 breed Sahiwal x Tharparkar chromosome 29, NIAB-ARS_B.indTharparkar_mat_pri_1.0, whole genome shotgun sequence genome:
- the SPDYC gene encoding speedy protein C, whose translation MSNAQDPATVPGADTQVKLRGWSQQGEGDESSHLRRHQELRAFLHLLEHSFLQDFLSKDPCFQISDKYLLAMVLVYFRRANLQLSEYTHSNLFLALYLANDMEEDLEDPKSVIFLWALGQDWHHQVSDFLHQRDKLWARMGFRAVVRRQSCEEVMAKEPTHWAWTRERHPHHGRAQRSYPKAQIPLPRGPGLSPPHCPLCALPPHSSLCCHHPCPLPVLSKCLSYNAEWHRPTSQAWPWSRGFLIVLPTQLLLEPGTYTLHIFSKLLLCPRR comes from the exons ATGAGCAATGCCCAAGATCCGGCCACAGTCCCTGGAGCTGACACCCAAGTGAAGCTGAGGGGCTGGAGCCAGCAAGGTGAGGGCGATGAGTCTTCCCATCTCCGCCGACACCAGGAGCTCCGGGCCTTCCTCCACCTTCTGG agcaCAGTTTCCTCCAGGATTTCCTCTCCAAAGATCCCTGTTTCCAGATTTCAGACAAG TATCTCCTGGCCATGGTGCTGGTCTACTTCCGGCGTGCCAACCTGCAGCTCAGCGAGTACACCCACAGCAATCTGTTCCTGGCACT GTACCTTGCAAATGACATGGAGGAAGACCTGGAGGACCCCAAAAGCGTGATTTTTCTGTGGGCCCTGGGCCAAGATTGGCATCATCAAGTGTCAGACTTCCTGCATCAGAGGGACAAGCTGTGGGCACGGATGGGCTTCAGGGCTGTTGTGAGACGCCAGAGCTGCGAGGAG GTCATGGCCAAGGAGCCGACCCACTGGGCCTGGACTCGGGAGCGGCACCCCCACCATGGCAGGGCTCAAAGGAGCTACCCAAAGGCCCAGATTCCCCTCCCCCGGGGTCCTGGCCTCTCGCCACCCCACTGTCCTCTCTGTGCCTTGCCCCCTCACAGCAGCCTCTGCTGCCACCACCCCTGCCCCTTGCCTGTCTTATCCAAGTGCCTTTCCTACAACGCTGAGTGGCACCGCCCTACATCCCAAGCTTGGCCCTGGAGTAGGGGCTTCCTCATTGTCCTGCCCACCCAGCTGCTACTGGAGCCAGGCACCTACACCCTCCACA TCTTCTCTAAGCTGCTGCTGTGCCCTCGGCGCTGA